In a genomic window of Myotis daubentonii chromosome 18, mMyoDau2.1, whole genome shotgun sequence:
- the MSTO1 gene encoding protein misato homolog 1 isoform X2, with protein MAGGAREVLTLQLGHFAGFVGAHWWNQQDAALREPTDTQELCPDVLFRAGRTLHGQETYTPRLILMDLKGSLSSLKQESGLYRDKQLDAAIAWQGKLTTHKEELHPKNPYLQDLLSVEGVMSSDGLWRVKSISNGKGLPPLTTAATPEPLIPTEGSVRVWSDFLRVHLHPRSICMIQKYNHDGEAGRLGAFGQGESVLKEPRHLEELEDRLHFYVEECDYLQGFQVLCDLHDGFSGVGAKAAELLHDEYSGRGIITWGLLPGPYALGEPQKNIYRLLNTAFGLVHLSAHSSLVCPLSLGGSLGLRPEPPVNFPHLRYDATLPFHCSAILATALDTITVPYRLYSSPLSMVHLADMLNFSGKKVVTAGASIPFPLGPSQSLPDTLMQLGGATPWTPLSACGDPSGTHCFAQSVVLRGLDKACHTSQLTPGTPLPSLLHACTTGEEVLAQYLQQQQPRARSSSHLLLTPCKVVPPYPSLFSSSLSQQGLVLDNPPTGAGESIPVLGALRSSSSLNRTLGDLAKELTKLNLRRWASFMDAGVEQDDLGELLQELCSLAQCYQHSDSLMD; from the exons ATGGCGGGCGGCGCCCGGGAGGTGCTCACGCTGCAGTTGGGACATTTTGCGGGTTTCGTGGGAGCGCACTGGTGGAACCAGCAG GATGCTGCGCTTCGTGAACCGACTGACACCCAGGAGCTGTGCCCCGACGTCCTGTTCCGGGCCGGCCGAACGCTGCACGGCCAGGAAACGTACACGCCAAGGCTCATCCTCATGGATCTAAAGG GTAGTCTGAGCTCCCTAAAACAAGAAAGTGGACTCTACAGGGACAAACAGCTGGACGCTGCAATAGCATG GCAGGGGAAGCTCACCACACACAAAGAGGAACTCCATCCCAAGAATCCTTATCTCCAGGATCTTCTGAGTGTGGAG GGAGTGATGAGCAGTGATGGTCTCTGGAGGGTCAAATCCATTTCCAACGGCAAAG GTCTCCCGCCACTCACCACTGCTGCAACTCCAGAGCCCCTTATCCCCACAGAGGGCAGCGTCAGGGTCTGGTCAGACTTCCTCAGAGTGCACCTCCATCCCCGGAGCATCTGTATGATTCAGAAGTACAACCACGATGG CGAAGCAGGTCGCCTGGGGGCTTTTGGCCAAGGGGAGAGTGTCCTGAAGGAACCCAGGCACCTGGAAGAGCTGGAGGACAGGCTGCACTTCTACGTGGAGGAATGTGACTACCTGCAG GGCTTCCAGGTCCTGTGCGACCTGCACGATGGCTTCTCTGGTGTAGGTGCGAAGGCCGCAGAGCTGCTACATGATGAGTATTCAGGGCGCGGGATAATAACctggggcctgctccccggtcccTACGCTCTTGGG GAGCCCCAGAAAAACATCTATCGTCTGTTAAACACAGCTTTTGGTCTGGTGCACCTGTCTGCTCACAGCTCTCTAGTCTGCCCCTTGTCCTTGGGTGGGAGCCTGGGGCTGAGACCTGAGCCACCCGTCAACTTCCCTCACCTGCGTTATGAT GCAACTCTGCCCTTCCACTGCAGTGCCATCCTGGCTACAGCCCTGGACACAATCACTGTTCCTTACCGCCTATATTCCTCACCACTTTCCATGGTTCATCTAGCCGACATGCTGAACTTCTCTGGGAAAAAG GTGGTGACAGCAGGAGCATCCATCCCCTTCCCTTTGGGTCCAAGCCAGTCCCTTCCCGATACCCTGATGCAGCTCGGAGGGGCCACCCCTTGGACTCCACTGTCCGCATGTGGGGACCCTTCTGGAACACACTGCTTTGCCCAGTCAGTGGTGCTGAGGGGTCTAGACAAAGCATGCCACACCAG TCAGCTCACCCCAGGTACACCTCTGCCTTCCCTACTCCATGCCTGCACCACTGGGGAGGAAGTCTTGGCCCAATATTTACAACAGCAGCAGCCTAGAGCCAGGAG TTCTTCTCATCTGCTGCTGACTCCCTGCAAGGTGGTTCCTCCttatccctccctcttctcctcaagcctcagccagcagggCTTGGTTCTGGATAATCCCCCAACTGGGGCAG GGGAGAGCATCCCAGTGCTTGGGGCCCTCCGTTCCTCTTCATCCTTGAACCGGACCCTGGGAGACTTGGCCAAGGAACTCACCAAACTCAACCTGCGGCGCTGGGCCAGCTTCATGGACGCTGGAGTGGAACAGGATGACCTAGGGGAGTTGCTGCAGGAGCTCTGCAGTCTGGCCCAGTGCTACCAGCATAGTGACAGCCTTATGGACTGA
- the MSTO1 gene encoding protein misato homolog 1 isoform X1 — protein sequence MAGGAREVLTLQLGHFAGFVGAHWWNQQDAALREPTDTQELCPDVLFRAGRTLHGQETYTPRLILMDLKGSLSSLKQESGLYRDKQLDAAIAWQGKLTTHKEELHPKNPYLQDLLSVEGVMSSDGLWRVKSISNGKGLPPLTTAATPEPLIPTEGSVRVWSDFLRVHLHPRSICMIQKYNHDGEAGRLGAFGQGESVLKEPRHLEELEDRLHFYVEECDYLQGFQVLCDLHDGFSGVGAKAAELLHDEYSGRGIITWGLLPGPYALGQEPQKNIYRLLNTAFGLVHLSAHSSLVCPLSLGGSLGLRPEPPVNFPHLRYDATLPFHCSAILATALDTITVPYRLYSSPLSMVHLADMLNFSGKKVVTAGASIPFPLGPSQSLPDTLMQLGGATPWTPLSACGDPSGTHCFAQSVVLRGLDKACHTSQLTPGTPLPSLLHACTTGEEVLAQYLQQQQPRARSSSHLLLTPCKVVPPYPSLFSSSLSQQGLVLDNPPTGAGESIPVLGALRSSSSLNRTLGDLAKELTKLNLRRWASFMDAGVEQDDLGELLQELCSLAQCYQHSDSLMD from the exons ATGGCGGGCGGCGCCCGGGAGGTGCTCACGCTGCAGTTGGGACATTTTGCGGGTTTCGTGGGAGCGCACTGGTGGAACCAGCAG GATGCTGCGCTTCGTGAACCGACTGACACCCAGGAGCTGTGCCCCGACGTCCTGTTCCGGGCCGGCCGAACGCTGCACGGCCAGGAAACGTACACGCCAAGGCTCATCCTCATGGATCTAAAGG GTAGTCTGAGCTCCCTAAAACAAGAAAGTGGACTCTACAGGGACAAACAGCTGGACGCTGCAATAGCATG GCAGGGGAAGCTCACCACACACAAAGAGGAACTCCATCCCAAGAATCCTTATCTCCAGGATCTTCTGAGTGTGGAG GGAGTGATGAGCAGTGATGGTCTCTGGAGGGTCAAATCCATTTCCAACGGCAAAG GTCTCCCGCCACTCACCACTGCTGCAACTCCAGAGCCCCTTATCCCCACAGAGGGCAGCGTCAGGGTCTGGTCAGACTTCCTCAGAGTGCACCTCCATCCCCGGAGCATCTGTATGATTCAGAAGTACAACCACGATGG CGAAGCAGGTCGCCTGGGGGCTTTTGGCCAAGGGGAGAGTGTCCTGAAGGAACCCAGGCACCTGGAAGAGCTGGAGGACAGGCTGCACTTCTACGTGGAGGAATGTGACTACCTGCAG GGCTTCCAGGTCCTGTGCGACCTGCACGATGGCTTCTCTGGTGTAGGTGCGAAGGCCGCAGAGCTGCTACATGATGAGTATTCAGGGCGCGGGATAATAACctggggcctgctccccggtcccTACGCTCTTGGG CAGGAGCCCCAGAAAAACATCTATCGTCTGTTAAACACAGCTTTTGGTCTGGTGCACCTGTCTGCTCACAGCTCTCTAGTCTGCCCCTTGTCCTTGGGTGGGAGCCTGGGGCTGAGACCTGAGCCACCCGTCAACTTCCCTCACCTGCGTTATGAT GCAACTCTGCCCTTCCACTGCAGTGCCATCCTGGCTACAGCCCTGGACACAATCACTGTTCCTTACCGCCTATATTCCTCACCACTTTCCATGGTTCATCTAGCCGACATGCTGAACTTCTCTGGGAAAAAG GTGGTGACAGCAGGAGCATCCATCCCCTTCCCTTTGGGTCCAAGCCAGTCCCTTCCCGATACCCTGATGCAGCTCGGAGGGGCCACCCCTTGGACTCCACTGTCCGCATGTGGGGACCCTTCTGGAACACACTGCTTTGCCCAGTCAGTGGTGCTGAGGGGTCTAGACAAAGCATGCCACACCAG TCAGCTCACCCCAGGTACACCTCTGCCTTCCCTACTCCATGCCTGCACCACTGGGGAGGAAGTCTTGGCCCAATATTTACAACAGCAGCAGCCTAGAGCCAGGAG TTCTTCTCATCTGCTGCTGACTCCCTGCAAGGTGGTTCCTCCttatccctccctcttctcctcaagcctcagccagcagggCTTGGTTCTGGATAATCCCCCAACTGGGGCAG GGGAGAGCATCCCAGTGCTTGGGGCCCTCCGTTCCTCTTCATCCTTGAACCGGACCCTGGGAGACTTGGCCAAGGAACTCACCAAACTCAACCTGCGGCGCTGGGCCAGCTTCATGGACGCTGGAGTGGAACAGGATGACCTAGGGGAGTTGCTGCAGGAGCTCTGCAGTCTGGCCCAGTGCTACCAGCATAGTGACAGCCTTATGGACTGA
- the MSTO1 gene encoding protein misato homolog 1 isoform X3 — MAGGAREVLTLQLGHFAGFVGAHWWNQQDAALREPTDTQELCPDVLFRAGRTLHGQETYTPRLILMDLKGSLSSLKQESGLYRDKQLDAAIAWQGKLTTHKEELHPKNPYLQDLLSVEGVMSSDGLWRVKSISNGKGLPPLTTAATPEPLIPTEGSVRVWSDFLRVHLHPRSICMIQKYNHDGEAGRLGAFGQGESVLKEPRHLEELEDRLHFYVEECDYLQGFQVLCDLHDGFSGVGAKAAELLHDEYSGRGIITWGLLPGPYALGEPQKNIYRLLNTAFGLVHLSAHSSLVCPLSLGGSLGLRPEPPVNFPHLRYDATLPFHCSAILATALDTITVPYRLYSSPLSMVHLADMLNFSGKKVVTAGASIPFPLGPSQSLPDTLMQLGGATPWTPLSACGDPSGTHCFAQSVVLRGLDKACHTSQLTPGTPLPSLLHACTTGEEVLAQYLQQQQPRARSSSHLLLTPCKVVPPYPSLFSSSLSQQGLVLDNPPTGAGLSFLSLCGRGEHPSAWGPPFLFILEPDPGRLGQGTHQTQPAALGQLHGRWSGTG, encoded by the exons ATGGCGGGCGGCGCCCGGGAGGTGCTCACGCTGCAGTTGGGACATTTTGCGGGTTTCGTGGGAGCGCACTGGTGGAACCAGCAG GATGCTGCGCTTCGTGAACCGACTGACACCCAGGAGCTGTGCCCCGACGTCCTGTTCCGGGCCGGCCGAACGCTGCACGGCCAGGAAACGTACACGCCAAGGCTCATCCTCATGGATCTAAAGG GTAGTCTGAGCTCCCTAAAACAAGAAAGTGGACTCTACAGGGACAAACAGCTGGACGCTGCAATAGCATG GCAGGGGAAGCTCACCACACACAAAGAGGAACTCCATCCCAAGAATCCTTATCTCCAGGATCTTCTGAGTGTGGAG GGAGTGATGAGCAGTGATGGTCTCTGGAGGGTCAAATCCATTTCCAACGGCAAAG GTCTCCCGCCACTCACCACTGCTGCAACTCCAGAGCCCCTTATCCCCACAGAGGGCAGCGTCAGGGTCTGGTCAGACTTCCTCAGAGTGCACCTCCATCCCCGGAGCATCTGTATGATTCAGAAGTACAACCACGATGG CGAAGCAGGTCGCCTGGGGGCTTTTGGCCAAGGGGAGAGTGTCCTGAAGGAACCCAGGCACCTGGAAGAGCTGGAGGACAGGCTGCACTTCTACGTGGAGGAATGTGACTACCTGCAG GGCTTCCAGGTCCTGTGCGACCTGCACGATGGCTTCTCTGGTGTAGGTGCGAAGGCCGCAGAGCTGCTACATGATGAGTATTCAGGGCGCGGGATAATAACctggggcctgctccccggtcccTACGCTCTTGGG GAGCCCCAGAAAAACATCTATCGTCTGTTAAACACAGCTTTTGGTCTGGTGCACCTGTCTGCTCACAGCTCTCTAGTCTGCCCCTTGTCCTTGGGTGGGAGCCTGGGGCTGAGACCTGAGCCACCCGTCAACTTCCCTCACCTGCGTTATGAT GCAACTCTGCCCTTCCACTGCAGTGCCATCCTGGCTACAGCCCTGGACACAATCACTGTTCCTTACCGCCTATATTCCTCACCACTTTCCATGGTTCATCTAGCCGACATGCTGAACTTCTCTGGGAAAAAG GTGGTGACAGCAGGAGCATCCATCCCCTTCCCTTTGGGTCCAAGCCAGTCCCTTCCCGATACCCTGATGCAGCTCGGAGGGGCCACCCCTTGGACTCCACTGTCCGCATGTGGGGACCCTTCTGGAACACACTGCTTTGCCCAGTCAGTGGTGCTGAGGGGTCTAGACAAAGCATGCCACACCAG TCAGCTCACCCCAGGTACACCTCTGCCTTCCCTACTCCATGCCTGCACCACTGGGGAGGAAGTCTTGGCCCAATATTTACAACAGCAGCAGCCTAGAGCCAGGAG TTCTTCTCATCTGCTGCTGACTCCCTGCAAGGTGGTTCCTCCttatccctccctcttctcctcaagcctcagccagcagggCTTGGTTCTGGATAATCCCCCAACTGGGGCAG gtctctcttttctctccctctgcggCAGGGGAGAGCATCCCAGTGCTTGGGGCCCTCCGTTCCTCTTCATCCTTGAACCGGACCCTGGGAGACTTGGCCAAGGAACTCACCAAACTCAACCTGCGGCGCTGGGCCAGCTTCATGGACGCTGGAGTGGAACAGGATGA